The genomic stretch AAGATGTTCGTCCTCCCCTCCGTGCAGGCGATCACCATGACGCAGTTCCGCTCCACCGTGGTGCAGTTCGTCTCGACTTCGCGGCTCCTGCTGATGCTGAGCGCCCTGATCGCCGCGCTGATCGGCGGTCTGGGGGTGCTCAACGCCATGACCATGTCGGTGATGGAGCGGATGCGGGAGCTCTCCTTGATGAAGGCGGTGGGCGCCACGCCGCGCGACCTTCTCCAGCTGACGCTCCTGGAGACCGGCTGCCTGGGGCTTCTCGGCGCCGTCGCCGGGCTGGTCCTGACCTTCCTGGGAAGCTGGGCCTTCGAGGCGATCCTGCGCCGGGTGGTCCCCTTCGTGCCGCCGGGCAGCCTGCTTAGCTTCGATCCCCTGCTGATTGGCGGGACGCTCCTCGCCGCCATGCTGCTGGCCTTGCTGGCTGGCCTGTACCCGGCCGCGCGCGCCGCGACGGTGCGCCCCGCGCCTTTGCTGCGCCAGCTCGCCTGAGGACTCGAGGACGCCTTGGAAAGCGCGGCGGTCGTCCTTCAGGCAATCGGACTGACCAAGAGCTATCCCCTGGCCTCCGAGACGGTCGCGGCCCTGTCGGGAGTGGATCTCGAGCTGCGCGCCGGAGAGGTGGTGGCGCTGGTGGGCGCCTCGGGCTCCGGCAAGAGCACGCTGCTGAGCCTGCTGGGTTGCCTGGATCGTCCCACCGCCGGGACGATACGGGTGACGGGCAAGACGATCGACGGACTGAGCGAGCACGATCTCGCCGGTCTGCGGCGCCGCAGCATCGGCTTCGTTTTCCAGGAATCGTTCCTGATCCCGACCCTCACCGCGCTGGAGAATACCGGATTGCCTCTCGCATTCGGAGAAAGCTCCCAGGTGGACCGCTCGGCGCCGGCGCAGGCGCTCGAGAAAGTCGGACTGACAGGCAAGGAAAGCCGGTACCCGGGGGAGCTGTCGGGCGGCGAGCGGCAGCGCGTAGCGATCGCCCGCGCACTGG from Candidatus Polarisedimenticolia bacterium encodes the following:
- a CDS encoding ABC transporter ATP-binding protein, with the protein product MESAAVVLQAIGLTKSYPLASETVAALSGVDLELRAGEVVALVGASGSGKSTLLSLLGCLDRPTAGTIRVTGKTIDGLSEHDLAGLRRRSIGFVFQESFLIPTLTALENTGLPLAFGESSQVDRSAPAQALEKVGLTGKESRYPGELSGGERQRVAIARALVHRPALLLADEPTGNLDSGNGRKIFALFLDLAARHGICTLVATHNEELARMASRIVHLRDGRILNGGAS